A portion of the Ficedula albicollis isolate OC2 chromosome 4, FicAlb1.5, whole genome shotgun sequence genome contains these proteins:
- the PACRGL gene encoding PACRG-like protein, translating to MSSGIQIKTKTAAPKSKTHSPELQPKPSDKLNPKTIDPFHAYSQPQSAFAATYARGGIPCRLVHGSVNHKLQWECPPETLLFDPLLLTLAEGLRETKHPYTFVSKEGFKELLLVEGAAEKAIPLLPRLVPVLKAALAHVDDEVFGRGLDALVQLSAVVGPSLNDHLKLLLTNLLKRLMDKKYREKVTVALQKLEHHGGKATVAIIKSKIPTYCSIYS from the exons ATGTCATCAGGcatccaaataaaaacaaaaactgcagcaCCTAAAAGCAAGACACATTCTCCAGAATTGCAGCCAAAGCCCAGTGACAAGCTGAATCCTAAAACTATTGATCCA TTTCATGCTTATTCTCAACCACAATCTGCATTTGCTGCTACATATGCTAGAGGTGGCATTCCATGCAG GTTAGTGCATGGATCAGTAAACCACAAACTGCAGTGGGAATGCCCTCCTGAAACTCTTCTCTTTGATCCTCTTCTTTTAACATTGGCAGAG GGACTAAGAGAGACAAAACATCCCTATACTTTTGTTTCCAAGGAGGGTTTTAAAGAATTACTTCTGGTTGAAGGTGCTGCTGAAAAAGCTATTCCCTTGTTGCCTCGTCTAGTTCCAGTCTTAAAGGCTGCACTG GCCCATGTGGATGATGAAGTTTTTGGAAGGGGATTGGATGCTTTAGTGCAATTGAGTGCTGTTGTTGGCCCATCTCTTAATGATCATCTGAAACTTCTACTCACAAAT CTTTTAAAGAGATTAATGGACAAGAAATATAGAGAAAAAGTTACTGTTGCTTTACAAAAGTTGGAGCACCATGGTGGAAAG GCAACTGTGGCTATCATCAAATCGAAAATTCCAACCTATTGTTCTATCTACTCTTGA